The Erigeron canadensis isolate Cc75 chromosome 4, C_canadensis_v1, whole genome shotgun sequence genome window below encodes:
- the LOC122595831 gene encoding probable anion transporter 6, chloroplastic, translated as MAKLLYTFRPDTTSLSCLSSHRKFQNTKFLKPTSPPSLLNSFNGFSKICCNIKEKSNLAENERIFPVVRVDDDELLEENVNGIGKLGFRNMNNWPPWRNVPQRYKLIGTTSLAFVICNMDKVNLSIAIIPMSHQFGWSSSVAGLVQSSFFWGYAMSQLPGGWLSKIFGGRVILQFGVLAWSLATALVPLVAGFMPGLVFTRILVGIGEGVSPSAATDLIARLIPLEERSRAVSFVFGGLSVGSVLGLLLAPPLIESFGWESVFYMFGLFGIVWFLGFQFVAEDQPSSNSTQSSRSQSITKTKSWETSMEEFGGSLNVPWKSFFQSKAVWAMIYAHFCGSWGHYCCLSWLPTYFSEELDLNLTEAAWVSVLPPLASVIVTSLASQFADSLISSGVETTVVRKICQTIAFLSPAACMILSSVDLGLPPWEVVTILTGGLALSSFALSGLYCTHQDISPEYASILLGITNTVGAVPGIVGVALTGYLLDSTHSWSLSLFAPSIFFYLTGTVIWLAFASSKPQTFKKID; from the exons ATGGCCAAATTATTATACACATTTAGACCAGACACAACAAGTTTATCTTGTCTGTCATCACACCGTAAATTTCAAAATACCAAATTCTTAAAACCAACATCGCCACCATCTTTACTAAATTCCTTTAATGGGTTTTCCAAGATTTGTTGTAACattaaagaaaaatcaaatcttGCTGAAAATGAGAGGATTTTTCCTGTAGTtagagttgatgatgatgaattatTGGAAGAAAATGTAAATGGAATTGGGAAATTAGGGTTTCGAAATATGAATAATTGGCCACCTTGGAGAAATGTTCCCCAAAGATATAAACTTATTGGTACTACTTCACTTGCTTTTGTTATCTGTAACATGGATAAG GTAAATTTGAGTATTGCAATTATACCAATGTCACATCAGTTTGGATGGAGTTCATCAGTAGCAGGATTAGTACAGTCATCGTTCTTTTGGGGGTATGCCATGAGCCAGTTGCCAGGCGGATGGCTTTCGAAAATATTTGGTGGGAG GGTAATTCTTCAGTTTGGCGTTCTTGCTTGGTCGCTTGCCACAGCACTTGTTCCTCTTGTTGCTGGTTTTATGCCTGGACTTGTGTTTACACGGATTCTA GTTGGAATTGGAGAAGGAGTATCGCCTTCGGCTGCCACGGATCTGATTGCCAG GCTAATTCCCTTGGAAGAACGCTCACGCGCAGTGTCATTTGTATTTGGTGGTTTAAGTGTTGGAAGCGTCTTGGG GCTTCTTTTGGCTCCTCCATTGATTGAAAGTTTTGGCTGGGAATCCGTATTCTACATGTTTGGATTGTTCGGAATTGTGTG GTTCCTGGGGTTCCAATTTGTCGCAGAAGACCAACCTTCATCCAACTCTACACAGTCATCAA GGTCTCAGTCAATTACTAAGACAAAATCATGGGAAACTTCTATGGAGGAATTTGGTGGCTCACTAAAT GTACCATGGAAGTCTTTTTTTCAAAGTAAAGCTGTATGGGCGATGATATATGCTCATTTTTGTGGCAGTTGGGGTCATTATTGCTGTTTGTCCTGGCTTCCTACTTATTTCAG TGAGGAACTTGACCTGAATTTAACAGAAGCTGCTTGG GTTTCCGTCCTTCCACCCCTAGCTTCAGTTATTGTCACCAGTCTTGCATCACAGTTTGCAGACAGCTTAATCTCCAGTGGAGTCGAAACAACTGTG GTGCGCAAGATATGCCAAACAATTGCATTTTTGTCTCCTGCTGCATGTATGATTCTATCATCTGTTGACTTGGGTTTGCCCCCATGGGAAGTTGTCACTATCCTTACCGGTGGTTTAGCTCTTTCCAGCTTTGCCTTATCAG GACTTTATTGTACGCATCAAGATATTTCACCTGAATATGCAAGCATACTTTTG GGCATTACGAATACGGTAGGGGCTGTTCCTGGAATTGTAGGTGTTGCTCTCACCGGATATCTTCTAGATTCAACACATTCATGGAGT CTGTCACTCTTTGCACCTTCAATATTCTTCTACCTCACTGGTACTGTCATATGGTTAGCATTTGCAAGCAGTAAGCCTCAAACTTTCAAGAAGATAgattaa
- the LOC122596194 gene encoding heparanase-like protein 3, with translation MGFLNLQMGICFFVLLLTLSCTLVDSQIESRKTVIQGRIFIDGKSAIAKIDSDFICATMDWWPPEKCDYGTCSWGHASLLNVDLNNKIFQNAIKAFSRLKIRLGGTLQDKVVYQTENNPKPCIPFLKNTSELFGFTEGCLPLYRWDQLSNFFQETGAEIIFGLNALAGKTIQADNSAVGPWDSANAESLMRYTVKKNYTMYAWELGNELSGTGVGTRVTANQYAFDTLTLRNIVQEIYKGVEPKPRIIAPGGFFDANWFKEFVDKTPETLDIITHHIYNLGPGVDQHLVEKILDPSYLDGEADTFKQLQNILKTSITSASSWVGEAGGAYNSGHNLVTNAFVFSFWYLDQLGMSAVYDTKTYCRQTLIGGNYGLLNTTTFEPNPDYYSALLWHRLMGRKVLSTNFNGTKKIRAYAHCAKESNGITLLLINLDNKTTVDVSLSLNSTWRVHKLKSSHHHHHKANKSRNSKIGGLNTREEYHLTAKNRDLHSQVMMLNGKELAVNSYGEIPPLEPVYLNSSEAISVAPFSIVFAHIPHLTVYACNN, from the exons ATGGGCTTTTTGAATTTGCAAATgggtatttgtttttttgttcttttactTACTTTGAGCTGCACTCTTGTGGATTCACAAATTGAAAGTAGAAAAACTGTAATTCAAGGAAGGATTTttattgatggaaaaagtgCCATTGCAAAGATTGATAGTGACTTTATTTGTGCTACTATGGATTGGTGGCCACCAGAGAAGTGTGATTATGGTACTTGTAGTTGGGGCCATGCTTCCCTTCTCAATGTG GATCTAAACAACAAAATTTTTCAGAATGCCATCAAAG CTTTTTCAAGATTAAAGATTAGATTAGGAGGGACTTTGCAAGACAAAGTTGTTTACCAAACAGAAAATAATCCGAAACCCTGCATCCCATTCTTGAAAAACACCTCAGAGTTATTTGGTTTCACTGAGGGATGCTTGCCTCTATACAGATGGGATCAATTAAGCAATTTCTTCCAAGAAACAGG GGCTGAAATTATATTTGGATTAAACGCACTTGCTGGCAAAACAATACAAGCTGATAATTCAGCAGTTGGACCTTGGGACTCTGCAAATGCTGAATCTTTGATGCGTTACACGGTTAAGAAGAATTACACCATGTATGCTTGGGAGCTTG GGAATGAGCTGTCTGGAACTGGAGTTGGAACAAGAGTAACAGCAAATCAGTATGCTTTCGACACATTGACCTTGCGAAACATAGTTCAAGAAATCTATAAAGGTGTCGAGCCTAAGCCACGGATAATTGCACCTGGTGGTTTCTTTGATGCCAACTGGTTCAAGGAGTTTGTAGACAAAACACCCGAAACCCTAGACATAATCACTCACCACATATACAATCTTGGCCCAG GAGTTGATCAACATCTTGTTGAAAAGATACTCGACCCATCATATCTAGATGGGGAGGCTGATACTTTCAAGCAACTTCAGAATATCCTCAAGACTTCTATAACTTCagcttcttcttgggttggtgAAGCTGGCGGGGCTTATAACAGTGGACACAATCTCGTCACTAATGCATTTGTGTTCAGTTTCTG GTACTTGGATCAGCTAGGAATGTCAGCTGTTTATGACACAAAAACATACTGCAGACAAACTTTGATTGGAGGAAACTATGGTTTACTCAACACTACAACCTTTGAGCCAAATCCAGATTACTACAG TGCTCTTCTTTGGCATCGGTTGATGGGTAGAAAGGTTCTTTCTACAAACTTCAATGGGACGAAGAAAATTCGAGCTTATGCACATTGTGCCAAAGAATCT AATGGAATAACATTACTACTGATCAACCTTGATAACAAAACGACAGTTGATGTAAGCTTATCTTTAAATAGCACTTGGAGGGTGCATAAACTCAAATCTTCTCACCATCATCACCATAAAGCAAACAAGTCACGTAACTCTAAGATTGGTGGATTAAACACACGGGAAGAATACCATTTGACAGCCAAAAACAGAGATTTACACAGTCAAGTAATGATGCTTAATGGTAAAGAGTTGGCAGTAAATTCATACGGGGAGATACCACCATTAGAGCCTGTGTATCTGAATTCTTCAGAGGCCATTAGTGTTGCTCCCTTTTCTATTGTGTTTGCTCATATACCACATCTTACTGTGTACGCTTGCAACAATTGA